The Thunnus thynnus chromosome 22, fThuThy2.1, whole genome shotgun sequence genome includes a window with the following:
- the LOC137174776 gene encoding homeobox protein HMX3-A-like yields the protein MPGNMSKEDAPSRSASLTFTIDNILNLKQRDSGNFDGSKQQRDSGCKNDFQARIDEVWDVRRRHDSGSEETAQNKPRVQNAPPLTVGSCPGAQSAHSGENDASKQQQQQQQEQQQATADTKAMVKKKTRTIFSKRQIFQLEATFDMKRYLSSSERACLASSLQLTETQVKIWFQNRRNKLKRQLSTDLEGPLAAEHLSDAGKNVQLPTFYKDSSLLGGCLLPMPFPVVYPTANAAPYIYFSNTGKYFGLFDAD from the exons ATGCCGGGGAACATGAGCAAAGAGGATGCCCCGAGCCGGAGCGCTTCTTTGACGTTCACCATTGACAACATCCTCAACCTAAAACAGCGGGACAGCGGAAACTTTGACGGttcaaagcagcagagggaCAGTGGATGTAAAAATGACTTTCAAGCGAGGATTGATGAGGTGTGGGACGTCCGGAGGAGACATGACAGCGGATCAGAGGAAACAG CACAAAACAAGCCAAGAGTCCAAAACGCACCGCCGCTGACCGTCGGCTCCTGTCCCGGGGCGCAGAGTGCGCACAGCGGCGAGAACGACGCGTccaagcagcagcaacagcagcagcaggagcagcagcaggccacAGCGGACACCAAAGCCATGGTCAAGAAGAAGACGCGCACAATCTTCTccaagagacagatatttcagCTGGAGGCGACGTTTGACATGAAGAGGTATCTGAGCAGCTCAGAGAGAGCGTGTCTCGCCAGCTCTCTGCAGCTCACCGAGACTCAGGTGAAAATCTGGTTTCAGAACCGCCGCAACAAGCTGAAGAGACAGTTATCCACGGACCTGGAGGGGCCGTTGGCCGCAGAGCACCTCTCAGACGCAGGGAAAAATGTGCAATTACCGACTTTTTACAAAGACAGCAGCCTGCTGGGTGGATGTTTGTTACCCATGCCTTTCCCTGTGGTGTACCCGACTGCAAACGCTGCGCCTTACATCTACTTCTCCAACACTGGCAAATATTTTGGCCTGTTTGATGCAGACTGA
- the LOC137174775 gene encoding homeobox protein HMX1-like: MLDDKAPRSKLGPASRGSSFYIENLLRKTDRGASAEERVETPGFKVTVHSPTICPGLEARCLNDSDRSRTPPNTAYSSSGSPQYKASYSDPLPNSDRDSPTSTGQAEEDDDDDPEEKGDDSVTGDRRQDDSRSSCFSQEDGCESGDTKVARKKKTRTVFSRSQVFQLESTFDLKRYLSSSERAGLAASLQLTETQVKIWFQNRRNKWKRQVAADMEASSAAVAYPSQRVVRVPVLYHENTTPSLHQVSPPVVGFSTSINYPLTAHFTHPMSFITPQMTGLV, encoded by the exons ATGCTGGACGATAAAGCGCCGAGATCGAAGCTCGGTCCTGCGTCGAGGGGTTCATCTTTTTACATTGAAAATTTActgaggaagacagacagaggggcTTCAGCTGAGGAGAGGGTGGAGACCCCGGGCTTCAAAGTTACCGTCCACAGCCCGACGATCTGTCCGGGGCTGGAGGCGCGATGTCTGAACGACAGTGACCGGAGCAGGACACCACCCAACACGGCGTACAGCAGCTCAGGGA GTCCGCAATACAAGGCCAGCTACTCTGATCCTCTGCCCAACAGCGACCGGGATTCCCCGACTTCAACTGGGCAGGCGGAGGAGGACGATGATGATGACCCGGAGGAAAAGGGGGACGACAGTGTGACGGGCGACAGGAGGCAGGACGACTCGCGCTCCTCCTGCTTCTCCCAAGAGGACGGCTGTGAGTCAG GTGACACCAAAGTGGCGCGGAAGAAGAAGACCCGCACCGTGTTCAGCCGGAGTCAGGTGTTCCAGCTGGAGTCCACTTTCGACTTGAAACGTTACCTGAGCAGCTCGGAGAGAGCCGGGCTGGCCGCGTCTCTGCAGCTCACCGAGACGCAGGTGAAGATCTGGTTTCAGAACCGCAGGAACAAGTGGAAGAGGCAGGTGGCCGCGGACATGGAGGCCAGCAGCGCGGCTGTAGCCTACCCATCCCAGAGGGTCGTCAGAGTTCCCGTGCTTTATCACGAGAACACCACCCCCAGCTTGCATCAAGTGTCGCCACCGGTGGTCGGCTTCTCCACCTCTATTAACTATCCATTGACTGCTCACTTCACCCACCCAATGTCCTTCATAACACCACAGATGACCGGACTGGTGTGA